GCTTTCCTAGATACGTACCATGCACTCTCCACTCAGGAAGTCTGGGATAATCTCTTTATCGATGTAATCCAGCAGGCCTCCAGGACCCTGGTAGTCATTTCCTGCATAAATAAGGAATTTCCTTCTGGTGTTGTCATCAATGAATGGACTAACCtataaataatcagaaaaaaccACGTAGTCATATTTGGTTTGCTGTCTGTATTTCAAAGATTAAAATTACACACTGATATTACGGGGCGGATTCAAGTTTGACACGCTTTTTCCGTAAAGCCCGAGTGCACGACATTAGGGCCCTCgggaattctttctttccttaaataATCTGAGAAACTTTGATGTCTCCGTGCTTATTTTGCTTTATGACTTCAAGTCATAGACACATACACAGACATGAACGCACATGTGTGCACCTTCCAAGCGGCTACCAGTTATGCAGAACGACATGGAAACCCACCAGAGTCCAGAGGACAGGAAACACCCTGGGGGCACGCAGGATCAGAAGGCGGCCCAGCGTCTCAGGGTAGTTGGCCTCCACCACCTCGATGATGCGCAGCAGGGCCTTCACGCCCGGCCTCCACAGGTGGCGCATGTTCAGCCCTTCCAGGTCCACCAGGCAGGTCCACGAACTGCAGGTGAGATGAGCTCCGTTCAGTACACGGCACACTCGGCAAACCGCGGCCCAGAgtgacttgcttttcttttcGATGTTATATACGGTCATTTGATTCCACTTCCAAAGATACACCaggttttaaaaatcacagtgtaATGAACTCTATATATATCTGCTTGTATCAAGATATGGGATGGGTGTGGTAGGACTAATCCCTGAAACTTCAAAGCCACCAAGAGCTAAGGGACCGTGACTCAAAGCTTCAGTCTGACGCACTCAGCAATCCAGCGAAGGAGGCCACGTGCTGCCCTTGACCTGCTGAGCCCCCTCTACTGAcccagtggggtgtgtgtgtggcattTAAATACGTGGTGTGACTGAACGGCGATAACCTAGTCTTTGACAAACGTTATTGAGTCAAGCACTGTGGCAGGAGCTGCGAATACAGCAGTGAGCAAAGGCCctcaaagtccctgccctcccgGAACTTACGTGCTAGTTAACCATCTATACCCTGCTCTATGCCAACCTCTGAACCACTGCACGTTTTCAAAAGGGTTTACCATAACTAGAAGTTTGGTTTAATAGCACAGACTCATTTTTTTCTgtcccacctccccaccaccaAAAAATAAAGGAGCAAAAACCAACCACCTGTGACTCTGGGCTCCCAAGGACCATGCAGACCTCGGACACGCCAATCCACTCAGACTGAGGGGATGGCAATGCCTGGGGGCAGAAACACCAAACTCTAGCAACGGTCCCTCACAACTGACTATATTACATGCTCTACATGTTTCCCTCTTACCTGCCTCCTAGAGCATTATGGTAAACAGTAAACTATTTCCACTTGGTCCTATAAAATCAAACCAGATTTTGGTTCTAAAAATCAACTAGAAATACTTAACTCATATTCTCAATAAGCTAGCAGGACAAACAGCACCACACAGATACCTGATAGGCCGGCCGAAgacttttgtattttcttcacaCCGTCTTAGCCCTTCTTCATTTATGGAGAGGACCTACGTACACAAGGGCCATAAAGATTCCATTATCAGTCTAAGAAGCTACCACGACTGTATCAAAGCTATGCGACTGACAAAAACACGGCGTGTTTTAGGTAGGTGTGTAAACCAGTCATGTATTTAAATCTTGACACATTCATACACACAAAACACAGCACGGATAAAGAAGCTTTCTTTCAAAGAGAACGAGCGCTGTCCTGTGTGGCAAAGGGGACAGCTCCCCAGTGAGACGACAGGAGTCTCCAGATGGGCGGGGAGGGCACGAACTGCTGACCTGTCTCCAGAGCAGACACGTCCGGAAGTGTCGGACGTCAGTGTCCGTCAAGTGGGGACACTGTGATGCCACACGTACCAGCCAAGAGAAAAGGCAGTCTGAGAACTGATTTGAAGTCCAGCTGAAGGGAACCCTTCAATCTGGAGTAACAAGCCCTTCCCCAACAGACGTAGTCCACCCGTAGCTTTGTGCGCACACGTGTGTACGTGTGGATGCATGCGTACGCCCATGTCAGCACACGCACAGTGGCGGGCGCTAACAGAATAGCAACAAAATGCCAACAGTGGATACTTTGGGATAATGGATTATAGATATGCCTTTTaaagtttttgcttgtttgtttctaaTTTAAGGACAATATTCTTCTCTTCATAGTTGCCCACGCGGTGGAAGCTGCCCTGGAAGGGGTCAGGGAGACAGGGAAGTAGCCCTGATGAAAGATGCTAAGAGCCTGGATCATGGACGTGCCAGTGGAGAGAGTGCTATTAAGAGGTCCGATCTGAGGGGCATCTTAAAAAGAGAGTGAGGGTGGGCGGGGACGGCCCGAGCCAgtgggagagaaaggaacaggCGACCAGCTCCCCGTACCCTCTCAAGGGGCTGTGCTGATTCTTCTGTTCACACTGCCCCACCGGGAAAAACACTTCTATAATTTTTGTGCCCTCTTTTGaagtttttgaaatatattaatgGATCTTCCTTTCTAATTATGAAAGTAAAACATGCTGGTGCAACAGGACAGCTGTCCTATCCCACCCCTGCGggcagagaaagaaagtgaaGCCACAGCGGAGCCCGGTGTCCTCTGCAGGGGGCACTCACGTATCTCAGCAGGGCCTCCTCGCCGAGGGCTCTCACCAAGCCTTTGGTGTCCATCTGCCCCAGCCTGAGCACGTAGAGGGGCCGCCCGTCTGCAGGGGGAAGGACAGGCGTTGTGAGCGCCATTCCTGACATGAGGCTGGGGACACAGCTCTGAGGCCCTGACAGGGAGACGGGCTCACCCAAGTTCCAAAGGAGCTTCCAGCgctctcccgctgaggagcagCAGCTGCCTTCTGTGTTGCCCACAGGGCCCCTGCAACCCTGCCCCACCAAAGCCAGCCGACGGAGCAGCTTATTAGCAGGGCCCCGGAGACGCTCTGCACGGAGAGAGGGGGCCCAGCGGAGCTCTGTCCTCCGTCCGGCTCTACCACCCACACCGCGGCCATTGCCGGGCTCAGCCGTGACCCCACTCCACCCGCCACCAAGTCGAGTCAGGAAGCACCGGGCACGCCTTTCGACGGCGCAGGCTGTCCTGCAGGGAGCCGTGTGCAGGGTAATCCAACCAACCCACACACACCTCATCATTCATGTTCGGGATCACTGTTCTTGGTTTAAGTTTTGTTCACTCTCCAGGTAGAGCTGAAATTCTGATGTACAAAACCTGGCTACACGTTTTTACAGATATTGCAGGGGTTAAGTCACTGGAAAGTACCTTTCCTAGCACTGTGCTCCTGAAAAACCTCTGCCTtcgaagtttttaaaataaagtcaaacTCCACGCAACTAAGGACTGCAGTGGAGCAGGCTGCCCGAGGGCAGCGAGAGCAGGGAGGCAGCGGCAGCCTCAGGCCCTTCCTTCCGCTCTGCAGGGCATCCCCAGGGCGGCGGCGGCGAAACGGGCATCCACTTGCTCaagccgggggagggaggggcagcgtGCCCACGGGCCCGCCTGTCTCGATGCCAAGCTCCCAGCTACCTTTGTCGTGATGGTGCCAGCCTCCCGCGTAGTAGTCCTGAAGGACCTGGGGAGGTTGCCAGGTGTCGAGGATGTAGTCCACCTGGTGCTGCTTTCGCCAGGTCAGAGACTGACACAGGGTCTCTCTGGCTTTGTCTATGTTGAAGTCCCGGGCGCGCAAGAACCGGAGAATATGCTCATCTTTCGGGATCTGTTGAGAGTTAGAGATGTTTCTAAGCAATGTTAAAAGCTGCTAAGGGGAAAAACCAAGTTACCAACGGAATAAGGCTCTGAAAGTCTCACTTCTTATCAACAGCGAGCTGCACTATCGCACTATGTAAAATTAGCCATTACCAGAAATTCCTTAATGCTTTAGAAAATCAGCATGATTAGTCTGAATAATCTTCATGCTATTCCCATTTTAGTTTCAGCAAAGTAGAGTGAAGGCATAAGGAATTTCTTAAACACCAGATGCTTCAGTTCACTGAGCTAACCTACGAGTTATTATGAtctgtgcatttttctgtgtatatattaCACGTAAATAAAAACCCAGAACACAAAACAGTGTTGTTGGTTTTGGTAGTGGTGCTGGTGTCCTGACACACAGGAACCTTCTCCAGGTTCCGCTCCTGGCAATCAACAAGTTCGACAGGTCGGCTTCCCTAAGTAAACCACAGGCCAAGGCTGCGTCTGGGTCTCCCGTGGACTGGCTGCCCTTGACCCCGGCCACGCACTCACTGCCACATGCTGCTGGTGCACAGATGGGGGAGATGTGGTTGGCACCCCCTAACTACCCCACTCCTGGGAAAATAAAGCACTGAGATGGCATCACCTTCTCTCAGAAAGGAGCACCGTTACAAGGAAGTGGCTAGGAATGGCGGTTCCAGAACCTAAAGGCCTGGCTTCGACCCCAGCCCACCACTCACTACAAGACAGagcctgggcaagttactgaactcCTCTGTGTGTACCACGGGGCTGATAAAAACAGCAccacctcacagggctgctgggaggattTAATTAAGATCTTAAAAGAGAGGCTGGTGCACGGTCAGCACACAACAAATGGCAGCTCTTACCACAGGGGCTGTGTTCTCAATCACTAACACAAACGGTCCTCAGATGCTGGGCGCTAGTGACCAGGACTGACGGACTTAGAGGGCAGGCCAGCGAGTGAATAACACCCCGACACACAAATCCCTCTGCTCCTACTAGTCCCCGTCAGCTGGAGGATTACAAAAATCTAATTCCTGATGAGGCTGCTTACCAAAACCCTCAAAATCAAAGCCCAGACAGTTCGAACCTCGGAATAATCTGTGAACCACTTCCAAACcttctgaaaattaaatgtaTGAATACTTGGAATACAATATTGCTTTGCAACTGGACATATAATTGTTTTTcagcaagtccattctctgtaaCATCTACAAAAGTACAGCTAATTATACACAGTAGGGGACCATAACTTGCCACGAAAGACTCGGATGCCACACACGGGGATACGGATTCAATGACTTTTAGACTGGAAGGGACATTCCCAGCTATGGCAATCGGGCACATTTACTCTGAGTCACTATGAACAGGACCAGGGATCCGAAGTTTCACAACAGCGCCCCTGCACATGAGTGTGAATTCTCACTTTGCCCTTGTGGGTCTCCTGGAGCCACTGGCGAAGTCGGATCAGGCAGCTCTCCTGCAGTGGAGTCAGGTCACCCAGGTATCTCTTGATGTAGTCTGCGTCTAGTTTGTCTGGAATATAAATTACAGGACATCATTTACAACAAAGAACACAGAAGCTCGAAGGCTTCCAAAGTCCTCCTGCTTGGAGACGTTCCTGTGTGGTCCCAGAGTCTGAGAGGTGACGGAACCACAGGGACGGGGCACTCTAACCAGCTACCCTAGAGACCCCCAATGACAGTCTTTAAGCCCAATCACTGCCAGAGCCACACAGAAACGTGCCGATTCCTTTACACGCCCTGACTACCACCAGATCAACTCTGCTTGCAAGATATCAACTCTATTCATGACAGAATGACAGCTGTTACAgatatttaatgatatttaatTCAAAGTTACATAAGGAGGACGCACATCATATAAAACTacgaaataaaacaaacaagtggaTCTAGACCTATTTTGGATGTTCAAGAACACAAGAAATCTTCCTCATAAGGTAACATAAACTGGAAGAATGAGATTTCAAATTAAGCATAGCAAAGAAAAATTcccaaagtgaaaaataaaacgtATTTTTGCCAAACCAACTAAAATACCTGCCACCCGTTGAAAAGTAACCAAGGGCACAGCTGAGCCGCAGAAAAGAAGGTATGGAAAGATAAATGCCAATAATTCAACAAAACTTATGAGGGCagaattttcttgtattttcttattttacaatGGGCACAAgtatgagaaataaaaaagaggtgtgtgtgcgtgtgtgcgcgtgcacgcgCACGGGCATAACGCACGAGAAAGGCGGCACAGCGTGGTGGAGCCCGCACTGAGCCTCAGTTAACTCATGTATAAAATGTGAACAGTAAGCATTTCCTACCTAAAAGGAACGATCATGAAATGAGTGAACAttcataaagtgcttagaacgtGCCTTGAATCTAGTAAGCCTAAAATGTGTTTGGTGATGATATAATTGTGTTAGAAAGATCAGTTCCTACCTTACAATTCCCTGAAGATACcttcaactgaaatgaaaaacgtTTCCTGGTCTCAGTAAAAGAATAACTTGATACGTCccttcctgcccattttttaaaaactcataaaaataagaaaaacttattttttttttagaaggaaGTTTCTTCattctaagagaaaaataaaatcaatgtgtTATATAAGCCAGAGGAAAGGGGACAGTAACGAGATCAATTTTCTGCTCGTGTAACCTCTAAGCGTCCCGAGAGGCAATGGCTCGAGGTAAGCCTGGAGTCTTGCTCTCAGAGCGAAGCCTCGCTCAGACCCACCGTCAGGGGTCCCCACCGCGGGCTCAGGCACCCCGCTCGGGGTGCTGAGGGGCTCGCTGCTCAGCCCTTCCTTTAGCGCAGGGTCTGGGACCACTACAGCCAACGGCGCTGCTGGTTTCTTGCAGGATGAGGACATCTCTGAAGAGGGTGCAAGGGAAGGTGGAGTCCAGCGGGGCACAAACGTGATGCCTTCTTCTTCTAGCTGACGAAGGTAGTACTCAATGATCTCTTTTCCCTTTGAAGCAAAAGCGGTTTTAAAGTTAGTATATACTGAGTTTTCAAATTATTCATCCCTCACGGGTTTTTAAAACCATGATAAAAACTGAGTTAcataaataggaaaaagaaaagccaaatgcctttgtggcttgttttttttttcataatcttACTTCCTCTTCTCTAAAGGTCTAGGAAATCATATCTAAGATGGAATTTTTTATATAACCAGTTAAAAGCACTGATTTACCACACTGGTACTCAACATGTGCTTTGTGCCTCAATCCAAATGCTTTCCAGTGGCACTTAAAACAAGCCTTCAGAAAGCACCCCTAATCCCATACATACTGATACGTTTCGCAACCCAACTGCCACAATGATGAGCAGCAGCATGAAaaccagaaggaaaggaagactcCAAGGAAGACGAACCTCACCTCTCAGCGCCTGGGACCCGAGAGACCCCCTGAAATGCCTCTTCAGGACAGCAGCGCCTTCACCCAGCAGGGCCCTGCTGGCCCCGGGGCTGCTGGGGGCTGCTGCCCGGCCTGACTGCAGCGCTCACCTTTCCCAGAAAGCCcggaagggggcggggggggggcaggcCAGCGCCCGCAGACCCCTCCTCCTCAGTCCCCCAGCGACCAGCATCAcctgcagccccgcccaccccttCCACCCCCGGGAGCCCTGACTAACCCGTTCCCAGCCTCCCAAAGAGACTCCCGCCCACCCGCTTCCTTAAAATCCCAAGACAGACTCACTTTTTTAATGTTGCTGGTATACTGTTTCATTGCAATTTTTTCCACTGTACTTTCAAAACCAAAGAAAGATTTAATATCTAAACTTGCAGACTGTTCAAAACAGGTCCAATCTTCATTTTCAGGGTGAACCTGCAGGTAAAAGAGAAAGTATTCCCACTAATTATACTGACAACTGAGAATATCATTTGCTCCTCAGTCAACTGGTACCCAGGAGAAACACTTATTTTACTAATGATGTTATTATCATGAAAACAGCAGATGGAAAAATTACACAGAGAGGTTCAAATTCATGAAAAGGCTCaaataatgtttctaaaataGTCTAAAAGTGACTATTAGAAGGAGAGCTTCATTTTCGTTCTtggttcagtcattcattcaccaTATTCATCGAGCCATGTTCTCCACCATGAACAAAACCAAGATCCCTGCCTTGTGAAGCTTCCAGTCTAGCAGGAGGAGACTGACAACTGGCCACAAACATACAGGTAAGAAATGATATCATTGTTGAAGATAAGCACTATGGACAAAAGCCAAGTTGGTGCAGGTTAAAGGGATAGAGGGCAGGTTACAGAACCGAACAGGGTGCTCAGGGCTGGCTCCATCGAGAAGGGGAGAGCTGAGCGAAGCCGGAAGGAGGGAAGGACGGGAGTCAAGCGGAGGTCTGGGGGCAGAAGGAGCAGAGGTCCTCCGGGAAGTTCGCCTACACGACCACAGCCAGCGAGACAGCGGGCAGGCCGTGCCCAAGGCAGGCAGGACAGCAGAGGAGAGATGAGGAGAAAACAGGGCTTCACGAGCCACTGCAAGGCCTCTGGGCTTTTCCTCTGAGTGAAATGCAGAGACACTGCAGGTGTTTGAGCCCAAAGAAAGCATGACACGATCTGACATACTTTAAATGGATCACTTTGGATTCAGTGTCGAGGATATATTGTAGGAAAGTAagggtggaagcagagagaccTATTAGGTTTTTCCAATAATCTGGTCAGAGAAGTTCTTGAAAAAGGGTGGTGAGCAGTGAAGACGGGGGGCAGATAAACACACTCGGCTCCAATCTTCGGGGGACACAGTAGCCTGGGTCCCTCAATACACATTTCTAAAGTGTCAGAGTGGCCAGAAAAGACGTGGCATATTAAAGAACAAGTCAGGCCATCACTTGGCCACCTGAACTGCGACAACAATGTAATCCACCCTGCAGTACACCACACCTGCCGCTCCCGCTCGTCAGAAACCGGTGACTTTATGTGATGAAGAACTGCCCTCTCAGACAGAGGCAGCCCTCACGCACTGCTTAAAGCAGTGGCCAAACAACTCTCAGAAGCTCCGCGCCAGCACACTCTGCGCCTCTGCCTGAGCGCCGGTTACTCACGCTGTAGCAGCAGTGCTCGTTGATGATGACGCGGTTAGAAAACGTTTCATTACGGGCCTCAATGTGCAAAGTACGTTCCCGAGAATTCAGTGAGTTTTTCtggataaaataaacataatcgACTCCTGCAAtctttaaaacagaaacagaaagaaaacggGTTAATAACAAGAGCAACAGAAGCTATAAGCATAAGTTCATTTTGGTTTTGGGGGGACTGCCTTTTAAGGTGTCCTTTTCAGTTACCTTTTTCAACAGTCTAGGGGCATCTATATCCAGTTTGCAGCGCCTTTCTATAACATGAATAGCCCCATCTTCACTCTTGAATTCATTCACAGTGTCACTGTCCACAAACATCGGAATCAAAGGACACGTAGGGAACCTCCTTTCATAGGCctatgaataaaattttttaaaaaaggaattgaaCAAAGATGCAACCTGACAGTCTGTCTTTGACAGTCTCCCTGGAATAAAATCACCTCTTAATACATGGCAACACGTTACATCACAGCCATCTTCATCTTTACACCTTAAgctttcatgattttaaaaagaaaaagacattcaaCGTTAatggactggaagactcaatatAGTAAAGACGTCAATTTTCTCCACGTGGATATAGAGTTTTAacaaattcctatcaaaatcacagcaagattttctTCTGTAGCTTATagacaagatttaaaaatttatatggaaaggagaaagaacgaaaatagccaaaacaattctgaaaaagaagaccACATCGGGAGGCATCCCTCTCCTGGGGATTAAAGCTTACTACACGGCTACAGGAATCCAGGCTTCGTGCACGGGTGGAGGGAAAGACACACAGGTCAACGGACAGAGCAGAGAGCCACAAGCTGACCCACACAAACATgccaactgactttttttttttaacaaagctgcaaaagcaattcaatggaagaAGGATGGCCTTTTCACACATATTACTGGAGAAATTACACacccacaggcaaaaaaaaaaaaaaaggcctcgaCCCCTCGACCTAACCCCACAccttacataaaaattatatcaaaGTGGATCATGAACTTAAACATTTctgtaacattcttgaaatgacaaaattatagaaatggataacagatgagtggttgccaggggttaaagaagggcggggggtgggagggcagtggGTGTGACTACAATAGGGCAACAAGACGGGGGCACTTGGGAGATGTTCTGTCTTGACTGCAtcatgtcaatatcctggttgtgatgaTGTACAACAGTTTCCCTGGATG
This sequence is a window from Pseudorca crassidens isolate mPseCra1 chromosome 19, mPseCra1.hap1, whole genome shotgun sequence. Protein-coding genes within it:
- the SEC14L1 gene encoding SEC14-like protein 1 — protein: MVQKYQSPVRVYKHPFELIMAAYERRFPTCPLIPMFVDSDTVNEFKSEDGAIHVIERRCKLDIDAPRLLKKIAGVDYVYFIQKNSLNSRERTLHIEARNETFSNRVIINEHCCYSVHPENEDWTCFEQSASLDIKSFFGFESTVEKIAMKQYTSNIKKGKEIIEYYLRQLEEEGITFVPRWTPPSLAPSSEMSSSCKKPAAPLAVVVPDPALKEGLSSEPLSTPSGVPEPAVGTPDDKLDADYIKRYLGDLTPLQESCLIRLRQWLQETHKGKIPKDEHILRFLRARDFNIDKARETLCQSLTWRKQHQVDYILDTWQPPQVLQDYYAGGWHHHDKDGRPLYVLRLGQMDTKGLVRALGEEALLRYVLSINEEGLRRCEENTKVFGRPISSWTCLVDLEGLNMRHLWRPGVKALLRIIEVVEANYPETLGRLLILRAPRVFPVLWTLVSPFIDDNTRRKFLIYAGNDYQGPGGLLDYIDKEIIPDFLSGECMCEVPEGGLVPKSLYRTAEELENEDLKLWTETIYQSASVFKGAPHEILVQIVDASSVITWDFDVCKGDIVFNIYHSKRSPQPPKKDSLGAHSITSPGGNNAQLIDRIWQLGRDYSMVESPLICKEGESVQGSHVTRWPGFYILQWKFHSMPACAATSLPRVDDVLASLQVSSHKCKVMYYTEVIGSEDFRGSMTSLESSHSGFSQLSAATTSSSQSHSSSMVSR